One Panicum virgatum strain AP13 chromosome 9K, P.virgatum_v5, whole genome shotgun sequence genomic region harbors:
- the LOC120647788 gene encoding uncharacterized protein LOC120647788, with amino-acid sequence MAVSLHCAFTADPAPAVPLSRPSSLQDVSSRLSTDADLLHIHQVCAHWRASTSALVALRPWIIAGREPWQEVGPIGEYSFWLPHGGRREFCPGAPAGLRYCCGAPRGWLALTDCAQSPTRLVLWEPISKAEIFLPCLPAVAQIFLSGDPLASAGWTAVANQKTLFSSGARRLFFWRPGDAAWSPLHDRVFCRIDSAAFHHGRAYLIDAAWRLRIYDLGGASTPRLVRNTPFRLSAEKELSFQVMRSLHAVPCGGECLLVLVYGGHRPARAEVHRLEVAAEPLVEIGQRVRDLGEHSLFVGRGDAFALSAKEFPAVRKNCVYYAEHGNFWRERCWATIFDLGSGSLERIPYPDDPSREDGSGCWQAYSWFCLKEPLLKEQCA; translated from the exons ATGGCCGTGTCACTGCATTGTGCATTCACAGCTGAT CCGGCGCCAGCGGTTCCTCTCTCCCGGCCGAGCTCCCTCCAAGATGTCTCCAGTCGCCTGTCCACCGACGCCGATCTACTCCACATCCACCAGGTGTGCGCCCACTGGCGAGCTTCAACCTCCGCGCTGGTCGCCCTCCGCCCGTGGATCATCGCCGGCCGGGAGCCGTGGCAGGAGGTTGGCCCGATCGGCGAGTACTCGTTCTGGCTCCCCCACGGCGGCCGCCGAGAGTTCTGCCCGggcgccccggccggcctccgcTACTGCTGCGGCGCGCCCCGCGGCTGGCTCGCCCTGACGGACTGCGCGCAATCCCCCACTCGGCTTGTTCTCTGGGAGCCCATCTCGAAAGCCGAGATCTTTCTGCCCTGTTTGCCCGCCGTCGCTCAGATCTTCCTCTCCGGCGACCCGCTCGCCTCGGCGGGCTGGACGGCGGTCGCGAACCAGAAGACCCTGTTCTCCAGCGGAGCGCGCAGGCTCTTCTTCTGGCGTCCTGGGGACGCCGCCTGGTCCCCACTGCACGACCGCGTGTTCTGCAGGATCGACAGCGCGGCGTTCCACCATGGCAGAGCCTACCTCATCGACGCGGCGTGGCGGCTCCGTATCTACGACCTCGGAGGAGCCTCCACCCCGCGGCTCGTCCGGAACACACCCTTCCGCCTTTCGGCGGAGAAGGAGTTGTCGTTCCAGGTCATGCGCTCGCTGCACGCCGTGCCCTGCGGAGGCGAGTGCCTGCTCGTCCTGGTGTACGGCGGGCACCGGCCGGCGCGCGCCGAGGTGCACAGgttggaggtggcggcggagccTCTCGTGGAGATCGGTCAGAGGGTGAGGGACCTCGGCGAGCACTCGCTCTTCGTGGGGCGCGGCGACGCGTTCGCGCTCTCGGCGAAGGAGTTCCCGGCCGTCCGGAAGAACTGCGTCTACTACGCGGAGCACGGCAACTTCTGGAGAGAGCGGTGCTGGGCGACCATCTTCGACCTGGGGTCAGGATCTTTGGAACGAATCCCCTACCCCGATGATCCCAGCAGGGAGGACGGCAGCGGCTGCTGGCAGGCGTACTCGTGGTTCTGTCTCAAAGAGCCATTGCTCAAGGAGCAGTGTGCTTGA
- the LOC120648421 gene encoding protein HLB1-like has product MEEPTESRRAGAEGLANGALEREEAAPEVEVEVDEEEEPEEEPPRSATAKQEEAKAALGAEGSRPFTMRELLGELKEDGEAATAGSGGSARSAFGDGNGIGSADAEGSSYSQDSTQQFSSHHDVAMDLINSVTGVDEEGRSRQRILSFAAKRYVNAIERNPDDPDAYYNWALVLQESADNVDPNSSSSKDALLEEACKKYAEATRLCPTLYDAYYNWAIAIADRAKMRGRTKEAEELWKQAILNYEKAVQLNWNSPQALNNWGLGLQELSAIVPARDKQTIIKTAISKFRAAIQLQFDFHRAIYNLGTVLYGLAEDTMRSGKPDVSPNELYSQSAIYVAAAHALKPNYSVYRSALRLVRSMLPLPYLKVGYLTAPPANNAIAPHKDWERSQFILNHEGLQQADASYQPPSQSSGHMDRGRKPVRINVADIVSVSACADLTLPSGAGLCIETIHGPTFLVADSWEVLDGWLDAIRLVYTIFARGKSDVLAGIITG; this is encoded by the exons ATGGAGGAGCCCACGGAGAGCAGGCGCGCGGGCGCCGAGGGTCTCGCGAACGGCGCGCTAGAgcgggaggaggccgcgccggaggtcgaggtcgaggtcgatgaggaggaggagcccgagGAGGAGCCGCCGCGATCGGCGACGGCGAAGCAGGAGGAGGCGAAGGCGGCGCTGGGGGCGGAGGGCTCCCGCCCGTTCACCATGCGGGAGCTCCTCGGCGAGCTCAaggaggacggcgaggcggcgaccgcGGGGTCCGGCGGCAGCGCGAGATCTGCGTTCGGGGACGGGAACGGGATCGGATCCGCTGACGCCGAGGGCTCGTCTTACAG CCAAGATAGCACGCAACAGTTTTCATCCCACCATGATGTAGCAATGGATTTGATAAATAGTGTAACTGGAGTTGATGAGGAAGGCCGTTCGCGCCAAAGGATTCTTTCTTTTGCTGCCAAAAG GTATGTAAATGCAATTGAAAGGAATCCCGATGACCCTGATGCATATTATAATTGGGCTCTAGTCCTCCAG GAGAGTGCAGACAATGTGGATCCCAATTCTAGCTCCTCCAAAGATGCTTTGCTTGAGGAGGCTTGCAAAAAGTATGCCGAAGCTACTCGCCTCTGTCCAACTCTTTATGAT gcATACTATAACTGGGCTATTGCTATTGCTGATCGGGCTAAAATGCGAGGTCGGACAAAAGAAGCTGAAGAACTCTGGAAGCAG GCAATACTGAATTATGAGAAGGCAGTTCAGCTTAATTGGAATAGCCCACAG GCTCTCAATAATTGGGGTCTTGGGCTACAG GAGCTGAGTGCAATTGTTCCTGCTCGGGATAAACAAACCATCATAAAAACAGCTATAAGTAAG TTCCGCGCTGCAATTCAACTGCAATTTGATTTCCATCGGGCAATATACAACCTCGGAACTGTCTTG TACGGGTTAGCTGAAGATACCATGAGATCTGGGAAGCCAGATGTCTCCCCTAACGAGCTTTACAGTCAGTCTGCTATCTATGTTGCAGCTGCTCATGCTCTGAAGCCAAATTATTCG GTCTATCGCAGTGCTTTGCGATTAGTCCGCTCGATG TTACCTTTGCCATATCTCAAAGTGGGATATTTGACTGCTCCTCCAGCAAACAACGCCATTGCACCACACAAAGATTGGGAGAGGTCGCAGTTCATCTTGAATCATGAGGGACTCCAGCAG GCTGATGCTTCTTACCAGCCTCCATCACAATCCTCTGGGCATATGGACAGGGGCAGAAAGCCTGTCAGAATAAATGTTGCAGATATCGTTTCAGTGTCAGCATGTGCTGATCTAACGTTGCCGAGTGGTGCTGGCCTCTGTATAGAAACAATTCATGGACCTACATTCTTG GTTGCCGATAGTTGGGAGGTTCTTGACGGTTGGCTAGACGCCATACGCCTAGTCTACACTATTTTTGCAAGAGGAAAGAGCGATGTCCTTGCCGGTATTATCACTGGTTAA
- the LOC120648424 gene encoding cytochrome b5-like, with the protein MASDKVFEFEEVAKHNVTKDCWIVIDGKVYDVTPFMDEHPGGDEVLLAVTGKDATADFEDIGHSDSAREMMEKYHIGQIDASTIPVKRTYVNPQQAPSHVDKDNDFLIKILQFLVPILILGLAFGIRQYTKSE; encoded by the exons ATGGCCAGCGACAAGGTGTTTGAGTTCGAGGAGGTCGCTAAGCACAACGTCACCAAGGACTGCTGGATCGTCATCGACGGCAAG GTTTATGATGTCACACCCTTTATGGATGAGCATCCTGGGGGAGATGAGGTTTTGCTAGCTGTAACTG GGAAAGATGCTACTGCTGATTTTGAAGATATTGGCCACAGCGATTCGGCAAGGGAGATGATGGAGAAGTACCATATCGGGCAGATTGATGCTTCAACCATCCCAGTAAAGCGTACTTATGTGAATCCCCAGCAAGCTCCCAGCCACGTGGACAAGGATAACGACTTCCTCATCAAAATCTTGCAGTTTCTCGTTCCCATTCTGATCCTGGGCCTTGCGTTTGGTATCCGGCAGTACACCAAATCGGAGTAG